A window from Paludisphaera rhizosphaerae encodes these proteins:
- a CDS encoding IS630 transposase-related protein — protein MRAYSADLRERVLADCDAGLATAEVAAKYRVSASWVRRLKQRRRETGETAPRAQRYGPAPKWAGHAEAIRASVREAPDATLEEHRRRLGLDLGISTLWRAIDALGLTVKKKP, from the coding sequence GTGAGAGCCTATTCCGCCGACCTGCGCGAGCGCGTGCTCGCCGACTGCGACGCCGGACTCGCGACCGCCGAGGTGGCGGCCAAGTACCGCGTCAGCGCCAGCTGGGTCCGCCGCCTGAAGCAGCGCCGACGCGAGACCGGCGAGACAGCCCCGCGGGCCCAGCGCTACGGCCCGGCGCCGAAGTGGGCCGGGCACGCCGAGGCCATCCGCGCCTCGGTCCGCGAGGCCCCCGACGCCACCCTGGAGGAGCACCGCCGCCGCCTCGGCCTGGACCTGGGGATCTCCACGCTCTGGCGGGCGATCGACGCCCTGGGCCTGACCGTGAAAAAAAAGCCCTGA
- a CDS encoding nuclear transport factor 2 family protein, which translates to MHPNVQLIERLYSALCDGNPDAAALCYAHDAHFQDIAFSLDGRESIRQMWRLVSSRKVQVTFDSLTADDRQGAGHWVADYTFSDTGRPVVNDIRSRFAFREGLIVDHRDECDAWSWANQAYPFPKNLLVGLIGPLRRFGARKKLEEFIRENPETFT; encoded by the coding sequence ATGCACCCGAACGTCCAACTCATCGAGAGGCTCTATTCGGCGCTCTGTGACGGCAATCCGGACGCTGCGGCCTTATGTTACGCCCACGACGCACACTTCCAGGATATCGCGTTCAGTCTCGACGGCCGCGAATCGATCCGCCAGATGTGGCGGCTCGTATCGAGCCGCAAGGTGCAGGTGACATTCGACTCCTTGACAGCCGATGACCGCCAAGGAGCCGGCCACTGGGTGGCGGACTACACGTTCTCCGATACCGGAAGGCCGGTCGTGAACGACATCCGGTCGCGATTCGCTTTCCGAGAAGGCCTCATCGTCGACCACCGGGACGAATGTGATGCTTGGTCGTGGGCGAACCAGGCCTATCCCTTTCCCAAAAACCTCCTCGTCGGGCTCATCGGGCCACTCCGGCGTTTTGGCGCGCGAAAGAAACTCGAAGAGTTCATCCGAGAGAACCCCGAGACGTTCACCTAA
- a CDS encoding dienelactone hydrolase family protein: MIHETYRVDATTSFGIDIAPAPADGRKYPVVVLVHGNFGLRDPYGDQLRNFTDEIAELGYLAALPTYFPSGFANPEDVNIDAHSPALVAAIDHLSRRADADVTRLGLVGFSLGGGIALSYIQRASIGSVKAFADFYGLVGPKLSAGVAKVPPTIIFSNEHDPFVPVAQNSGPFADALARAHIEHEPIAPYAWAHDDWIGGGVHAFRPGGPDDVSSRDRTKKWLVKHMPPVGLP, from the coding sequence ATGATTCACGAAACATACCGCGTTGACGCGACGACGTCATTCGGCATCGACATCGCTCCGGCGCCAGCCGACGGCAGGAAGTACCCGGTCGTCGTCTTGGTCCATGGAAACTTCGGCCTGCGCGATCCCTACGGAGACCAGTTGCGGAACTTTACCGACGAGATCGCCGAGCTGGGCTACCTCGCTGCACTCCCGACGTACTTCCCGTCCGGCTTCGCGAATCCCGAGGACGTCAACATCGACGCCCATTCCCCGGCACTTGTCGCCGCGATCGATCACCTGTCGCGTCGCGCGGACGCCGACGTCACCCGCCTGGGATTGGTTGGCTTCTCGCTCGGGGGTGGCATCGCCCTTTCCTACATCCAGCGCGCGTCGATCGGATCCGTGAAGGCATTCGCGGATTTCTACGGGCTCGTCGGCCCCAAGCTTAGCGCCGGCGTCGCCAAGGTGCCCCCGACGATCATCTTTAGCAACGAGCATGACCCGTTCGTTCCCGTGGCCCAGAATTCCGGACCATTCGCCGACGCACTCGCCAGGGCGCATATCGAGCACGAGCCGATCGCCCCCTACGCCTGGGCCCACGACGATTGGATCGGGGGCGGAGTGCACGCCTTCCGCCCCGGCGGCCCCGACGACGTCAGTTCGCGCGATCGGACGAAAAAGTGGCTCGTGAAGCACATGCCGCCGGTCGGACTGCCCTAA